The Prunus persica cultivar Lovell chromosome G7, Prunus_persica_NCBIv2, whole genome shotgun sequence genome has a segment encoding these proteins:
- the LOC18771626 gene encoding protein EFFECTOR OF TRANSCRIPTION 2 isoform X1, with translation MGASDLTVAVTRLKREDCKRTKHDSHFSNWKILVGPSDWEDYSLGIEGAERYRVHNLPEKESPGVYELGIAFLRTGLGREIGKLDPDYIVPVYLGQADNVRTRLQQYGRSGAHLGNGCPTGHPSDRVQKGPGLFAEILSRDYPVVYRWAPMENKSVALKTETQLLNTFDYAWNTNINGARRPDDVLKKLKMVSSSPTRFVNIAQKLVPFSPKKVGTRIESSILLSPEDKFSAYANRESHNPLSRVFKLGRSQPRLVLDRIGITQENTIICGVDVGDGSICRMPPVPGRKRCAKHKGMRINMSTRVGISNSTVDSESECSAISSIEFHGAQIINSDPVESFTSICGFILADGSVCRTPPVPGRKRCAKHKGMRINRSTRVGISNSTVDSESECSAISSGVFHDAQIINRYPVESFTSICGFILADGSSCRRHPIQGRKRCDEHKGKRI, from the exons ATTCTGGTTGGTCCTTCGGATTGGGAAGACTATTCACTGGGAATAGAAGGGGCTGAAAGATACAGGGTTCATAACCTCCCAGAAAAGGAGAGTCCAGGTGTCTATGAACTTGGCATTGCATTCTTGCGTACTGGTTTAGGCCGTGAGATTGGCAAGCTTGACCCAGACTATATAGTCCCAGTGTACCTTGGACAAGCTGATAATGTGAGGACACGACTTCAGCAATATGGTCGTTCAGGTGCTCATTTGGGCAATGGCTGCCCAACTGGTCATCCTAGTGACCGTGTCCAAAAGGGGCCGGGATTGTTTGCTGAGATACTGTCAAGAGACTACCCCGTTGTGTACAGATGGGCTCCT ATGGAAAACAAAAGTGTTGCGCTGAAAACAGAAACTCAGCTGCTTAACACATTTGATTATGCATGGAACACAAACATTAATGGGGCAAGACGCCCCGATGATGTCCTTAAAAAACTTAAGATGGTATCTTCAAGCCCTACACGATTTGTTAATATTGCCCAGAAGCTTGTGCCTTTCAGTCCGAAGAAAGTGGGTACTAGGATTGAATCAAGCATATTGCTTTCACCAGAGGATAAGTTCAGTGCTTATGCTAATAGGGAGAGCCACAATCCCCTTTCTCGAGTTTTCAAGCTTGGCAGATCACAGCCTAGGTTAGTTTTGGATAGAATTGGCATTACTCAGGAGAATACTATAATTTGTGGGGTGGATGTAGGTGATGGCTCCATTTGCAGAATGCCACCAGTTCCAGGAAGAAAGAGGTGTGCTAAACACAAAGGGATGAGGATTAATATGTCAACTAGAGTTGGGATATCAAATAGCACCGTTGACTCAGAATCAGAATGCAGTGCTATTAGCAGCATAGAGTTTCATGGTGCTCAAATTATTAACAGTGATCCAGTAGAGAGCTTCACTTCCATTTGTGGATTCATCTTGGCTGATGGCTCCGTTTGCAGAACGCCACCAGTTCCAGGAAGAAAGAGGTGTGCTAAACACAAAGGGATGAGGATTAATAGGTCAACTAGAGTTGGGATATCAAATAGCACCGTTGACTCAGAATCAGAATGCAGTGCTATTAGCAGCGGAGTGTTTCATGATGCTCAAATTATTAACCGTTATCCAGTAGAGAGCTTCACTTCCATTTGTGGATTCATCTTGGCTGATGGCTCTTCTTGCAGAAGGCATCCAATTCAAGGGAGGAAAAGATGTGATGAACATAAAGGGAAAAGAATCTAG
- the LOC18771626 gene encoding protein EFFECTOR OF TRANSCRIPTION 2 isoform X2, whose product MGASDLTVAVTRLKREDCKRTKHDSHFSNWKILVGPSDWEDYSLGIEGAERYRVHNLPEKESPGVYELGIAFLRTGLGREIGKLDPDYIVPVYLGQADNVRTRLQQYGRSGAHLGNGCPTGHPSDRVQKGPGLFAEILSRDYPVVYRWAPMENKSVALKTETQLLNTFDYAWNTNINGARRPDDVLKKLKMVSSSPTRFVNIAQKLVPFSPKKVGTRIESSILLSPEDKFSAYANRESHNPLSRVFKLGRSQPRLVLDRIGITQENTIICGVDVGDGSICRMPPVPGRKRCAKHKGMRINRSTRVGISNSTVDSESECSAISSGVFHDAQIINRYPVESFTSICGFILADGSSCRRHPIQGRKRCDEHKGKRI is encoded by the exons ATTCTGGTTGGTCCTTCGGATTGGGAAGACTATTCACTGGGAATAGAAGGGGCTGAAAGATACAGGGTTCATAACCTCCCAGAAAAGGAGAGTCCAGGTGTCTATGAACTTGGCATTGCATTCTTGCGTACTGGTTTAGGCCGTGAGATTGGCAAGCTTGACCCAGACTATATAGTCCCAGTGTACCTTGGACAAGCTGATAATGTGAGGACACGACTTCAGCAATATGGTCGTTCAGGTGCTCATTTGGGCAATGGCTGCCCAACTGGTCATCCTAGTGACCGTGTCCAAAAGGGGCCGGGATTGTTTGCTGAGATACTGTCAAGAGACTACCCCGTTGTGTACAGATGGGCTCCT ATGGAAAACAAAAGTGTTGCGCTGAAAACAGAAACTCAGCTGCTTAACACATTTGATTATGCATGGAACACAAACATTAATGGGGCAAGACGCCCCGATGATGTCCTTAAAAAACTTAAGATGGTATCTTCAAGCCCTACACGATTTGTTAATATTGCCCAGAAGCTTGTGCCTTTCAGTCCGAAGAAAGTGGGTACTAGGATTGAATCAAGCATATTGCTTTCACCAGAGGATAAGTTCAGTGCTTATGCTAATAGGGAGAGCCACAATCCCCTTTCTCGAGTTTTCAAGCTTGGCAGATCACAGCCTAGGTTAGTTTTGGATAGAATTGGCATTACTCAGGAGAATACTATAATTTGTGGGGTGGATGTAGGTGATGGCTCCATTTGCAGAATGCCACCAGTTCCAG GAAGAAAGAGGTGTGCTAAACACAAAGGGATGAGGATTAATAGGTCAACTAGAGTTGGGATATCAAATAGCACCGTTGACTCAGAATCAGAATGCAGTGCTATTAGCAGCGGAGTGTTTCATGATGCTCAAATTATTAACCGTTATCCAGTAGAGAGCTTCACTTCCATTTGTGGATTCATCTTGGCTGATGGCTCTTCTTGCAGAAGGCATCCAATTCAAGGGAGGAAAAGATGTGATGAACATAAAGGGAAAAGAATCTAG